AGAATAAGTGTGTTTGAAAAATGATTTCATATCATCTACCACATACACAATGGTCAATGGGTTTATATAACGGCAAGTGTAACCGCTCCTAACAACCTAAGTTTCCTTTTGTCACTTCTAATCCTTCAACTATTAACAACTCACATAATACCCCCTAAATTCACATAATATGGTCCCAAATGGACTTATTTCGTAACACAAAACAAAGAGAACTAATCAACTCAAACAACGATCAATTAAGGCAATTAACATGCGTTATTTGTAGGTAAAATTACAAGATGACCTAAGAGTTTTCTTCTACCAATTTTCAGACCTTTGTTGGTCactttttaaccaaaaaaatccCCTAAATGGCTAATCAAAAgttaaagtaaagaaaaacatGCGAACCTTGTGTTTTTAGGTCCAATTTTACacatatttatgtaattaactacaCTATATGCCACTATACAAATATAAGCatattaaacatgtaataatcatGAGTAAACGCAGCGGAATAGAAGATCACGTATAGTATACAAttatttaacataaataataaataaatagaattgATTACCTTTAACCGTGTGGGTTGAAATAAGAACGGAACATGAATAAACTGAAACCAATATTCAAAAGCATGAATTCCTCTACGTTTAGTCCACACAACACTTCAACCAGGTCATTCTGATGCTAGTCCTCAAGAGATAAAACCTTTTTGCTTTTTCCTTTACTGTTCGAATGGAACAAAGGTAACACAAAGAATTGATTGGATTCTACTGTTTCTTGTTTAGTCGGCAAATTAATACAAAGAGAATTTGGGAGAGAAGAAGTGTGTTTGAAAAATGATTTCATAACATCTACCACATACACAATGGGTTTATATAACGGCAAGTGTAACTGCTCCTAACAACCCAAGTTTCCTTTTGTCACTTCTAATCCTTCAACTATTAACAACTCACATAATACCCCCTAAACTCACATAATATGGTCCCAAATGGACTTATTTCGTAATACAAAACAAAGAGAACTAATTTCTGTGGTTTAGTGAATTCAACGGCTACATGATGGAAGTGggatgttttatttgttttggttattCGCCGCTACTCATATAGCCAAATCATAAGATCCGTTTTATATACATAGTTAATAATTATTAGGTTAaactaatataattaaataatgaaatggCTTCATCCAAAAGACTAATAAATATTTGTCAATACAAGTCCAATCAATTTAAGTCCAACTCCCTTTTAACTCGTGATAATAATATAATGCATATAACTACAATATACAATGTATATGtattataattaatgacatCTAGGTGTATATGTATGTGACCCCATACACTCACGTATATTCCGGACATATATCTATTTTTGATCATTGTTGTTAAAGGCGTGCGCCCAGGCCACCCTATTTAgggtctttgcgctttgagTTCGCCGTCGATTTTGACAACTATGTTTTTGATATGGACATATCCCAACATGAAAATCTTAACCTGTTTGACCTATTTTCCCATTTGTCCCAAAAGTAAAATGAGTTGATATGACACAAATctgatcaaaaatcaaaatatgtcTGACAAAATAGTCAAAATTCAAGATACCTGACATTAGAAATCTCTCTGATGGGTCCACCCCCATCTGGATACGAGTATGAGAGTTCACATTTCCCTCGTACAGCTGTACAGCTCCTCTTTGTGTCAAACGATGATCATATAGCCTTATCTACAAAAGTCAACAGAGTTAGCAGTTTAGATAACAAGGATTCCAATACTATAACAAGAATTTAAGATGCTATACAGAAATGTTGATGGAGTAAATCTGGTGACCGTTAAGATTTAAATGAACAAATATGAAAAAGTACCGTTCCATCCATGGAGCCGGCCAAGAAATAATCATCATGCTTAAGTGCCACCAAACTGCAGTTTGTAAACCAACATATATGTGCTCATTCAGTCATTCataagaaagaaagagaaataaCAATGAACTCTGAAGCATTATCTACTAACCATGAAACTGGTGAAGGCACATGGACATTTCCCATGACCTGCACGTATCAAATTCACTCTCAACTTATTCTAGTTTTGACCTCTTCAAACTCTTAAAGGATAGCAATGAAGGTAAGAAAGCAAGTTTAACTTCTTGGAAATAAGAGTTACCCCAAACCATTCTTTATCACATTTCTGGCGAGTATCAACCATCACAATAGCACCACTTTTAAGTCCACATAAAACAAGCTTTTCCTGTAAATACAAGACATGGTTTATAATAAGCTAGCTACACAAAAGTGATACTCAAGTATTATACACACTAAAAATTCATaagaaatgaattgagcaatgACATCAATTTGgtcagaataaaaaaaataataatatcaaaatagAGAATAACTAAACGTTTACTCTATAGATCGTGTTCTTACCGAACGATCAAGTTGCAACGAAATAACATCACTTTCGGAACGGCATATCCTTCTCCTTCTTTTTGTTTCTATATCTATCAAAGCAGCTCCAATGTTGGTACCTACAAAGGGATATCAACAAATATATGTAGACCTAAAATTGGATAGATGAAAAGGAAAGGAAGACAGAATGCAAATATAGGTGGAATGAAgaatggacttttttttttttttcctttttcaaataTAGGTGGAGTTGAAGAATGgattttttatcctttttcatATGTAATAGTATTTGACCATAAGAGATAAGATTCATTCATTAGTGAACAAAGATCAATTAGATATGATTAATAACGTGGTAAATAAACCTACCAACTACTGCTCGGCTTCCATCTGAATAGCTATCTGCCGACCATATTCTCGATTTGAGTGAAAAAATCTCATCCATACCTCGACCCAGCGAGCCAGCGTCAAAACGATCCAATGGACCTCTAAGGTTTATCAACCAAACAGATCCACCAGATGTTTCGGATCCCAAAGTAGTCATTCTATTAATTTAGTTAAAGTCATTATAACAGCAAAATCATGCAATCATGAATTACGTAAAAAGCAGGCACAATAGCACCAGCAAATtagtattttgtaaaaaaaaaaaaaaaaaaacatgtgaaggATACAAAGCATGAGGAACTGATGAATCAACATCAGTTGCTTGAGGATAATACTTTTTTGGTATACTTATATTAGATATACTTGAGTCCATGGAAAACACACATTCGCTCCAAATAGGTCCTGGTGATTGTAGTGACGTGGT
The Erigeron canadensis isolate Cc75 chromosome 2, C_canadensis_v1, whole genome shotgun sequence DNA segment above includes these coding regions:
- the LOC122589994 gene encoding uncharacterized protein LOC122589994, which encodes MRNIASKFFKRIHLRELCGNSIRSKKEKGNFEAECQKLWASKPMVWKYPQTERDSDTALEHVYVDMQTQDGLTKSEMLLTGSHSNMFRCYEVGYAKWDGIKGEESVPDLLQSLEIETETTSLQSPGPIWSECVFSMDSSISNISIPKKYYPQATDVDSSVPHALMTTLGSETSGGSVWLINLRGPLDRFDAGSLGRGMDEIFSLKSRIWSADSYSDGSRAVVGTNIGAALIDIETKRRRRICRSESDVISLQLDRSEKLVLCGLKSGAIVMVDTRQKCDKEWFGVMGNVHVPSPVSCLVALKHDDYFLAGSMDGTIRLYDHRLTQRGAVQLYEGNVNSHTRIQMGVDPSERFLMSGGEDFYLRMWSINSGEMLYEDKFMNAVPSVLCWPRGDPECNRRPQNHFPGAWLGSGEGLFYVDTS